The Osmerus eperlanus chromosome 22, fOsmEpe2.1, whole genome shotgun sequence genome window below encodes:
- the pdia2 gene encoding protein disulfide-isomerase A2, with translation MATHTVSNTVLLGFLVLGLWNTTVWSQQPGPEQEPEPRPESGPEPGPEPVEEKKEKTTEIEEEKDVLVLHVKNFARALSENSFLLVEFYAPWCGHCRKLEPVYSEAAGLLKSEESGVRLAKVDATEEEELGAEFHISSFPTLKLFTYGDRHNPITYTGKRTVAGLLQWLRRRSGPGAAILESVQAAEDIITAHNITVVGFFTSLESVEAKLFSEVVMEIVDMEFAVTTSPEVFHKYRVEGRGLVLFKKFDEGRADLMLSEEDILDKEQLTSFIHNNSLQLVTEFSEQNADKIFGSKVHTHSLLFVNSSVQSHISLLEDYRMVAKVYRGQVLFILIDVSAGLSHVLKYFGLTEGDAPTVRIINTDTVKKYALGGAITTQSLMEFCQGVLDGTIKPHLLSQELPEGWDQGPVSTLVAENFEAVAFDPNKNVFVEFYAPWCGHCKELAPVWEKLGEMYAERDDIIIAKMDNTANEVESLSVSGYPTLRYYPAGEERKVVEYTGSRDLETLSKFLDNGGTLPEEMEEEEEEEEEEEERKEEEERKEEEERKEEEEVTDDSSQPPANETSKDEL, from the exons ATGGCAACACACACCGTCTCAAACACTGTTCTACTGGGATTTCTGGTGCTTGGGCTCTGGAACACCACAGTCTGGTCTCAGCAACCAGGACCAGAACAAGAACCAGAACCAAGACCGGAatcaggaccagaaccaggaccagaaccagtggaggagaagaaggagaagaccaCAGAGAttgaggaggagaaagatgtGTTGGTTCTACATGTGAAGAACTTTGCTCGAGCGCTCAGTGAAAACAGCTTCCTGCTGGTTGAGTTCT acGCTCCGTGGTGTGGACACTGCCGGAAGCTGGAGCCTGTTTATTCTGAAGCGGCAGGGCTACTGAAGTCGGAGGAGTCAGGCGTCCGATTGGCTAAGGTGGATGccacagaagaggaggagctgggggcgGAGTTTCACATCAGCAGCTTCCCCACGCTGAAGCTGTTCACTTACGGAGACCGACACAACCCTATCACCTACACCG gtaagAGGACAGTAGCAGGTCTACTACAGTGGTTGAGGCGTCGGTCTGGTCCAGGAGCAGCTATTCTGGAGTCTGTCCAAGCAGCTGAGGACATCATCACTGCTCACAACATCACTGTGGTTGGCTTCTTCACA AGTTTGGAGAGTGTGGAGGCAAAGCTGTTTTCCGAAGTTGTCATGGAGATTGTTGACATGGAGTTTGCTGTGACAACCAGCCCAGAGGTGTTCCACAAAtatagagtggaggggagaggtctAGTGCTGTTCAAgaag tttgacGAGGGCAGGGCTGACCTGATGCTATCTGAGGAGGATATCCTGGACAAGGAGCAGCTGACCTCCTTCATCCACAACAACAGCCTGCAGCTTGTCACAGAGTTCAGCGAACAG aatGCAGACAAGATTTTTGGCTCCAAGGTCCACACTCACAGTCTTCTGTTCGTGAACTCCAGTGTGCAGAGTCACATATCTCTGCTGGAGGACTACCGGATGGTGGCTAAGGTGTACAGGGGACAG GTGTTGTTCATCTTGATTGATGTGTCGGCCGGCCTATCTCACGTGCTGAAGTACTTTGGGCTGACAGAAGGCGATGCCCCCACCGTACGCATCATCAACACAGACACCGTGAAGAAGTATGCGCTGGGCGGGGCTATCACGACCCAGTCTCTGATGGAGTTCTGCCAGGGTGTTCTGGATGGAACCATCAAG CCCCACCTGCTCAGCCAGGAGCTTCCAGAGGGCTGGGACCAGGGCCCCGTCTCTACTCTGGTGGCTGAGAACTTTGAGGCTGTGGCCTTTGAccccaacaaaaatgtatttgtggagTTTT atgCTCCGTGGTGTGGACATTGTAAGGAGTTAGCCCCAGTGTGGGAGAAGCTGGGAGAGATGTATGCTGAgcgtgatgacatcatcatagCTAAGATGGACAATACAGCCAATGAGGTggagtctctgtctgtgtctggatACCCCACACTGAGATACTAtcctgctggagaggagaggaag gTGGTAGAATACACTGGCAGCAGAGACCTGGAGACTCTCTCGAAGTTCCTGGACAACGGAGGAACTCTGCCtgaggagatggaagaggaggaggaggaagaggaggaagaggaggaaaggaaggaggaggaggaaaggaaggaggaggaggaaaggaaggaggaggaggag GTCACTGATGACTCATCACAGCCTCCTGCCAATGAAACGTCCAAAGATGAACTGTGA